Part of the Mycolicibacterium thermoresistibile genome, CGTCGCCATCAGTCGCCGGATCACGGTGTCCTTTCTCTCCAGTCTCTCGGGACCGCACGAGAACCACGTCGGGGCCCGTCGGGGATCCGCGTTCAGCCCAGGTGAGGGTAACCCGAGCCCGCCGAGCGGTTCGCGTAGGCTTTCCGGCCATGACGACGATGTGGGGTGCACCGCTGCACGTGCGCTGGCGGGGATCACGGCTGCGCGACCCACGCCAGGCCAGGTTCCTCACCTGGGCGTCACTGAAGTGGGTGATCGCCAACCGCGCGTACACACCGTGGTATCTGGTCCGGTACTGGCGGCTGTTGAAGTTCAAGCTGGCCAACCCGCACATCATCACCCGCGGGATGGTCTTCCTCGGCAAGGACGTGGAGATCCACGCCACCCCGGAACTGGCGCAGCTGGAGATCGGCCGGTGGGTGCACATCGGTGACAAGAACAACATCCGGGCCCATGAGGGGTCGTTGCGGATCGGCGACAAGGTGGTGCTCGGCCGCGACAACGTCATCAACGCCTATCTGGACATCGAGCTGGGCGATTCGGTGCTGATGGCCGACTGGTGCTACATCGTGGACTTCGACCACAAGATGGACAGCATCGAGATGCCGATCAAGGATCAGGGCATCGTCAAGAGCCCGGTGCGGATCGGGCCGGACACCTGGGTGGGCGCCAAGGTGTCGGTGCTGCGCGGCACCTCGATCGGGCGCGGCTGCGTGCTCGGATCGCACGCGGTGGTCCGCGGTGAGATCCCGGACTACTCGATCGCGGTGGGCGCCCCGGCCAAGGTGATCAAGAACCGGCGACTGGCCTGGGAGGCGTCGGCGGCCGAACGCGCCGAGCTGGCGGCGGCGCTGGCCGACATCGAACGCAAGAAGGCCGCCCGCTGACCGGTCTCAGCGGTCCGGCAGGGCGTGCTCGACGATCAGGCGGCGGGGCAACGGTTCCCGCTCGCGCCGTTTGGCCGCCAGATACACCTGCGCGGTCTCGGCGGCCACCGAGTGCCAGTCGAAGTCCGCGGTGAGCCGTTCCCGGGCGGCGACGGCGCGTTGCTGCGCGCCCTCCGGGTCGTCGAGCACCGCGCGCACCGCCGCCGTCAGACCGGCGATGTCGCGGGGCTTGAACGACTTTCCGGTCACCCCGTCGATCACCGCCTCGCCCAGGCCGCCCGCGGTGGAGGTGACCAACGGGGCCCCGGTCGCGGCGGCCTCCAGCGCGACGATGCCGAACGGCTCGTAGTGACTGGGCAGCACTGCGGCGTCGGCGGTGTGCAACTGCCGCAGCAACGCCTCGTGGCCGAGCTGCCCGACGAACCGGGTTGCCTTGAGCACCTTGTGCTTGCGTGCCTGTTCCACCAGCCACTCGTGCTGGGTGCCGGTGCCGGCGATGGTCAGCGTGGTGCCCGGATGGGTGCGCCGGATCCGGGGCAGCGCCGCGATGGCGTCCTGAACACCCTTCTCGTACTCGAGCCGTCCGACATACAGCAGCCGCGGCGGACCGGAACGGGGCGACCGCCTCGCGAACGGCCACTGCGCGACGTCGATGCCGTTGCGGATCACCCGGATCTCGGACAGTCCGGGCCCGAACAGTTCGGTGATCTCCTCGCTCATCGACGCCGAACAGGTGATCAGTGAATCGGAGTCGCGCACCAGCCAGGACTCCACCGCGTGCACCTGCCGGCTGATCGGGCCGGAGACCCAGCCGGAGTGCCGCCCGGCCTCGGTGGCGTGGATGGTGGAAACCAATGGCACATCGAAGAATTCGGCGAGAGCGATGGCGGGGTGGGCGACCAGCCAGTCGTGGGCGTGCACCACGTCGGGCTGCCACGGCGTGCCGCCGGTGCCGCCGCGGAGCCCCAGCGCCAGGCCCGCGCGGACCATCGAGTGGCCCATCGCCAGCGTCCAGGCCATCATGTCCCGGCCGAAGTCGAACTCGTGCGGGTCCTGCGCCGCGGCCAGCACCCGCACGCCGTCCCGGACCTCGTCGGTGGACGGATGGGTGCTCGGGTCGGTGCCGGTCGGGCGCCGGCTGAGCACCACCACCTCGTGTCCGGCCGCCGCCAGCGCGGTGGACAGGTGGTAGACGTGCCGGCCGAGCCCGCCCACGACCACCGGGGGGTACTCCCACGACACCATCAGAATCTTCATGAGATC contains:
- a CDS encoding acyltransferase, with protein sequence MTTMWGAPLHVRWRGSRLRDPRQARFLTWASLKWVIANRAYTPWYLVRYWRLLKFKLANPHIITRGMVFLGKDVEIHATPELAQLEIGRWVHIGDKNNIRAHEGSLRIGDKVVLGRDNVINAYLDIELGDSVLMADWCYIVDFDHKMDSIEMPIKDQGIVKSPVRIGPDTWVGAKVSVLRGTSIGRGCVLGSHAVVRGEIPDYSIAVGAPAKVIKNRRLAWEASAAERAELAAALADIERKKAAR
- a CDS encoding glycosyltransferase family 4 protein, coding for MKILMVSWEYPPVVVGGLGRHVYHLSTALAAAGHEVVVLSRRPTGTDPSTHPSTDEVRDGVRVLAAAQDPHEFDFGRDMMAWTLAMGHSMVRAGLALGLRGGTGGTPWQPDVVHAHDWLVAHPAIALAEFFDVPLVSTIHATEAGRHSGWVSGPISRQVHAVESWLVRDSDSLITCSASMSEEITELFGPGLSEIRVIRNGIDVAQWPFARRSPRSGPPRLLYVGRLEYEKGVQDAIAALPRIRRTHPGTTLTIAGTGTQHEWLVEQARKHKVLKATRFVGQLGHEALLRQLHTADAAVLPSHYEPFGIVALEAAATGAPLVTSTAGGLGEAVIDGVTGKSFKPRDIAGLTAAVRAVLDDPEGAQQRAVAARERLTADFDWHSVAAETAQVYLAAKRREREPLPRRLIVEHALPDR